A part of Aegilops tauschii subsp. strangulata cultivar AL8/78 chromosome 2, Aet v6.0, whole genome shotgun sequence genomic DNA contains:
- the LOC109747222 gene encoding desmethyl-deoxy-podophyllotoxin synthase-like encodes MPVDLGVGATTKGMASLQLYQLLLPLLAIVVSLICLSRAAQRRRRREGARLLPPSPWALPVIGHLHHLAGDLPHRAMRDLARRHGPLLLLRLGGLPVVVASSADAAREVMVARDVDFATRPISRMLRLSIPDGTEGIAFAPYGDKLRQIRKICSVELFSARRVQSFRTVREEEAGRLLLAVAAAATASDPVNLSNRLSAYAADSSVRAIIGSRFKDRDTFLMILQRGIKLFAGMSLPDLYPSSRLAMLVSRVPGQMKRYREERDAFMDAAVREHQENRAADDDKEGLLDVLLRIQREGQLQFPMSIDNIKSAVGDLFAGGSDTSATTLEWTMAELVKNPKVMGKAQDEVRRALAGQPKVTEDSLGGLNYMRLVIKEVLRLHPPAPLLLPRECMNDCRVLGFDVPKGTMVLVNAWAISRDPAHWDAAEEFIPERFERGEVDFKGADMEYTPFGAGRRMCPGMSFGLANAELALAGLLYHFDWELPGGAEAEELDVTQKMGVTVRLRRDLLLVPVVRAPLPLDY; translated from the exons ATGCCAGTTGACCTTGGAGTTGGAGCTACCACCAAAGGCATGGCGTCCTTGCAGCTTTaccagctcctcctccctctcctggCCATCGTCGTCTCTCTCATATGCCTCAGCCGCGCGGCGCAACGGCGCCGGCGTCGCGAGGGCGCCCGCTTGCTGCCCCCGTCTCCGTGGGCCCTCCCGGTGATCGGCCACCTCCACCACCTCGCGGGCGATCTGCCGCACCGCGCCATGCGCGACCTGGCGCGACGCCACGGCCCGCTCCTGCTGCTCCGCCTCGGCGGCCTCCCCGTCGTGGTTGCCTCCTCCGCGGACGCCGCGCGCGAGGTCATGGTGGCGCGCGACGTCGACTTCGCCACGCGCCCCATCAGCCGCATGCTCCGACTGTCTATCCCCGACGGAACAGAGGGGATCGCCTTCGCGCCGTACGGCGACAAGTTGCGGCAGATCCGCAAGATCTGCAGCGTCGAGCTGTTCAGCGCCCGGCGCGTCCAGTCCTTCCGGACCGTgcgagaggaggaggccggccgccTGCTCCTGGCGGtggcagcggcggcgacggcgtctgACCCGGTGAACCTCAGCAACCGGCTGTCGGCGTACGCCGCCGACTCGTCGGTGCGCGCCATCATCGGGAGCAGGTTCAAGGACCGGGACACGTTCCTGATGATTCTACAGCGCGGGATCAAGCTGTTCGCCGGGATGAGCTTGCCGGACCTCTACCCGTCGTCCCGCCTCGCGATGCTTGTCAGCCGGGTGCCGGGCCAGATGAAGCGGTACCGCGAAGAACGGGACGCGTTCATGGACGCCGCCGTCCGCGAGCACCAAGAGAACagagcggccgacgacgacaaggAGGGCTTGCTCGACGTGCTCCTGAGGATCCAGCGGGAAGGCCAGCTGCAGTTCCCCATGTCCATTGACAACATCAAGTCGGCCGTCGGG GACTTGTTCGCCGGGGGGAGCGACACGTCGGCAACGACCCTGGAATGGACCATGGCTGAGCTCGTGAAGAACCCCAAGGTGATGGGGAAGGCGCAAGACGAGGTCCGGCGAGCCCTCGCCGGACAACCCAAGGTAACAGAGGACTCCCTCGGCGGCCTGAACTACATGCGCCTGGTGATCAAGGAGGTGCTCCGGCTTCACCCTCCggcgccgctgctgctgccgcgtGAGTGCATGAACGACTGCCGGGTCCTGGGCTTCGACGTGCCCAAGGGTACCATGGTGCTCGTCAATGCCTGGGCCATCAGCAGGGACCCCGCCCACTGGGACGCCGCGGAGGAGTTCATACCGGAGAGGTTCGAGCGCGGCGAGGTCGACTTCAAGGGGGCGGACATGGAGTATACGCCGTTCGGAGCGGGCCGGCGGATGTGCCCCGGGATGTCGTTCGGCTTGGCCAACGCGGAGCTCGCGCTCGCCGGGCTGCTGTACCATTTCGACTGGGAGCTGCCCGGCGGGGCGGAGGCCGAGGAGCTGGACGTGACCCAGAAGATGGGAGTCACCGTGCGGCTGCGCCGTGACCTTCTGCTTGTTCCGGTGGTCCGAGCGCCCTTACCACTAGACTATTAG
- the LOC141041276 gene encoding uncharacterized protein has translation MNWNVHGMNSPAKRATICQIASSHRVSMLCLQETKIENWSPAIVRELGGSRLQGCAVLPAIGTSGGVAILWDANALDIRTHAVGAYSITAKVVFPSGDPSSSFWLTTVYGPVDDTMREDFLSELTRAAPPMSEPWIINDDFNTIYETRDKSNLNLNRRIMGRFRAAIDRAGLREIKCKNRKYTWTKAPKPGDDVMAVFDHFYSLARGNFSDLNRAMIFLLPKKDRATTVSDFTPISLIHIIAKLIAKVMSMRLATVIDQIISPAQAAFQKKKCI, from the exons ATGAACTGGAACGTGCACGGCATGAACTCGCCGGCAAAACGGGCTACCATTTGCCAGATCGCGAGCAGCCACCGTGTATCCATGCTCTGCCTGCAGGAAACGAAGATAGAAAACTGGTCTCCGGCCATCGTTCGTGAGTTAGGTGGTAGCCGGCTGCAGGGCTGCGCCGTCCTCCCCGCCATTGGCACCAGCGGGGGCGTTGCCATCCTATGGGATGCTAACGCTCTGGACATCCGCACGCACGCCGTAGGCGCGTACTCCATCACAGCAAAAGTAGTTTTCCCCTCCGGCGACCCCTCCTCCTCATTTTGGCTCACCACGGTCTATGGCCCCGTAGACGACACAATGCGGGAAGATTTCCTCTCCGAGCTAACCAGAGCAGCCCCTCCGATGTCTGAACCGTGGATCATCAACGACGACTTCAACACCATCTACGAGACGAGAGACAAAAGCAACCTGAACCTCAATAGACGAATCATGGGCAGGTTTAGAGCAGCAATCGACAGAGCAGGGCTACGTGAGATAAAGTGCAAGAACAGGAAGTACACATGGACAAAAGCACCAAAACCCGGCGATG ATGTCATGGCCGTGTTTGATCACTTCTACAGTCTTGCAAGGGGCAATTTCAGCGACCTCAACCGCGCGATGATTTTTCTGCTGCCAAAGAAAGACAGAGCCACTACTGTCAGCGATTTCACACCCATCAGCCTCATCCACATCATTGCAAAGCTGATCGCCAAAGTGATGTCCATGCGCCTGGCTACTGTCATTGATCAGATCATCTCGCCGGCTCAGGCAGCTTTTCAAAAGAAGAAATGCATCTAG